Below is a window of candidate division WOR-3 bacterium DNA.
CTAATTCCTGATAAAATGATGGTGAGAAGACATCCAATGAGAAGTGATTCTAATATGAGTAAAATAAGGGGCATATCCTCAAATTTCCATTTAAGTAAATAGAAAGTAACAAGGGTATCTCCATTTTGTGTTCCTATTATTATTCCAAGAATTAGAATTATTCCTAAGATTAAAGATATTATTAAACTCATTAATTTACCTCCTTTTTTATTTCCCCGATTGGAACCCACCCATTAATCTTATCTATTTTGATGATATATTCAAAACCGATTTTTGCAACCCCTGGAAGAATTACTATTCTCCCATTTTTAGTTTTTCCAATTTTCTGTCCATTCTTTTTCCCGTTTTCTATTGTGAGAACCTGTAGTTCCTTCCCTAAAAGTTCTCTTGTCTTCTCAAGAGTGATTTTATTTTGTGTTTCTATTAAAATTCTTAGGCGTTCTTTTTTTATAGAATCTTTTACTTCAAGAGGAAACAGAGATGCGAGGGTCCCTTCTCTTTTAGAATAGGCGAACATATATGCATAGTCAAAACGAATCCTTTTAACCGCATCTAAAGTTTTTTTGTAGTCTTCTTCTAACTCTCCTGGAAATCCAACAATTATGTCTGTTGTAAGGGAGAGTTCAGGAAGAAGGCTTCTTGCTTTATTTATTATATTTATATAATCATTAATTTTATATCTTCGTCTCATTTTTGATAATATTTTATCGGATCCCGATTGAAGAGGGAGATGGAGGTATTTTGCTATTTTTTGAGATTCTGCCATAACTTCAAATAAATTTTTTGGTAAATCCGCCGGGTGAGAGGTGAGGAAACTTAATAATTTTAAATCTTTAATTTTACTTACCATTTTTAAAATCTGTGGGAAATCCACTCCTTTGTAATAATATGCATTCACATTTTGACCAAGAAGAGTAATTTCCTTTGTTCCTTCAGAGACAAGTTTTTCAGCCTCTTTAAGGATGTCTTCAGGAGGCCGACTTCTTAATTTGTTACGGAGGTAAGGAACAATGCAGTATGAGCAAAAATGATTGCACCCTCTTGTTATAGAGATATATGCACTTGTTTTAAAAGGGGATGGTAAGATTTCTGAATACTGCTCATCTGGATTTTCTGGAATTATTTTTTTATTTTTTGCTTTAATAGTATTTATTAACTCACGATAAGAGTCTGGAGGGGCTATAAAATCTACTACTGGATGCGTAAAAAGAGTTTTGTTGTGTTTTGCTACACAACCGAGAACTGAGACGATCACTTCTGGTTTTTTCTTTTTAAGCCCTATTAAAGAGTCTAATCTTCCAAGGACTCTTTTTTCAGCATTTTCTCTTACCGCACATGTATTAAAGAAAATGTAGTCGGCCTCTTCAATTTTAGAAACTTCTTCAAAATTCTCTTTTTGGAGAAGGCTCCTAATAATTTCAGAGTCGTATTTATTCATTTGACAACCATAAGTGCGGATATAAAATTTATTCTTTGACTTCTCCATAAACCAAACCTTCCTTAATATCAGAGATTCTTACAGAAATAATTCCCTCTTTTTTTTCTTTTTTAGGAAAATGAATTTTTATATAATTTGGAGTAACCCCCAAAAGCCAGTTTTTCTCTAACGAGCTTTCCCCTTCAATTATTACCTCAAATGTTTTTCCGAGGTTCTCTTTTAGAAATTTAAGTTTTTGAGATTCTCCCAGTTTCTTTAACTTATAAGCTCTTTCTTTTCTTATAAATTCTTTAACTCTATCTGGATATAGGCTTCCTAATGTGTATGGTCTTTCTGAATATCTGAAAATGTGTAAGTGGTTAAAATTTGCTTCTTTTATAAGATTTATGGTGTCTAAGAAATCTTTTTCTTCCTCTCCAGGGAACCCTACAATAAAGTCTCCGGCTAAACACGTATCTTCTCTTATTTCTCTTATTTTTTCTGCTATCCATAATGTTTTTTCTCTTGTGTATTTTCGGTGCATTCTTTTAAGAATCTTATCGCTTCCAGATTGCTGGGAAAGATGGAGATGCGGCATTAGATTTTTGTTTTTGAAAAGTTCTATGAAATCTTCTGTAATACAATTAGGCATTATAGAAGTTAAGCGGATTCTTATGTCAAATTTTAAAAGTTCTTCAACTAACTCCTTAAGGCCTTTACTTTGATATTGATAATTTCCAATATGGATTCCAGTTATGACAACTTCTTTATAACCTTTTTCTATCAAATTTTCTATATTTTTGATTATTATATTCTCTGGCAAAGAGTAGCTTTTGCCTCTTGCATAAGGAACAATGCAGTAGCTACAAAAATTGTTACAGCCGAATTGAATTGGTAGATATGGTCTCGTTCTTGAACCAATAGGAGTATATAATTTACTTACAATCTCCTTATCCTCAATCCAACATTTCTCTTCAAATTCTTGGGGGAATAGTTTTGCTTGACAACCAAGAATTCTTACTTCTTTTGCATATTTTTTAGCTTTTCTATAAAGCTTTCTACTTTCAGAACCAGCTCTTGCTGTCACAATGCAGGTGTTTATGTAAGCAATATCAGGGTTTTCACTGAGAGAAACCACCTCATTGCCTTCTTCAATGTGTTTTTGTTTCAGGCAATTTGTGTAAAATTGGTTAATTTTACAACCTAAAGTAGAGAAAGATACTTTCATATCAATAATTTAGATAATAAGGAATAGTTGTCAATGGATAAAAATAACCTAAATATTAGGAACTTATTTTTTCTCTTTGAGTTTTTTCTTTCTTCCTTCTTCCGCCCATTAACAATCCTCCAATAAAACCAATTGCAAGACTTACAAGGATTACAACGATCTTTGGCGCTTGGAATCTTTTTATGAATACAATATCCATTGATTCTGTATTCCCTAAAATGAAGATTATGATGAAAATTATAAATATTATCCATATAGTTAATTTTACTTTCATAATTTACCTCCCTAAATAAAAAACGGGACCGACGAGATTTGAACTCGCGACCTCTGGCTTGACAGGCCAGCGTTCTAACCAGACTGAACTACGGCCCCAATAAGTTTAAATAATAATACGAAAAACCTTTACTTTGTCAAGTATTTCTTTTTTAAAAATGGACTCTTGACTTTATTCCATTTTATTTTTAATTTTTTATGTATGAGTAAAAATGGTGTTTTGGTTCTTTTTTCTCTTATAATAATTTTCATTTTATTTGTAATTTTGGAAATAAGGCCTCAGATTTATTTACCTTTTGAGAGATTTTTGTATGATAAGAGAGAATTTTTTGAGATGGATTTTGAAAGAAAGCTAAATGAAATAATTATTGTGGATATAGATGAAAAAAGCATTAAAGAACTTGGAAGATATCATAATTGGCCAAGATATTACTTTGGGAAAGCAATAGAAACAGTTAGCATTCAGAATCCCTATGTGATAGGTATTGATATAGTTTTTTCAAGTCCTGATTCAATAAACGATTTCACTAAGGAAGTTTATCTTTTACATCTAAAAAGAGAAAACCAGAAATTATTTTCTGGAGATTCCTTAGAAATAAAAGCTAAACTTGAAAAATTACTTTCTTCTTTCTCCTTTGATTCTTATGTAGCTTCTTCAATAAGTAAAGCAAAGAGAGTAGTTCTTGCTTCTTATCTTACAGAGGATTTTTCAGATAATCCTCAAGTTTCTTTAAATAACTATTATTTAGGAATAGAGCCTCCTAAGAAGAAAGAACTTACTTTCCCGGGAATAGTTATTCCTGTCCCTGAATACCTAAATGCAGGTGCAAAAATAGGTTTGGTTAATGATGTTTTTGATTCTGATGGAGTTAGGAGAAGAGAACCCTTATTTTTTAATTATAAAGGAAAGACTCTCCCTTCTTTTTCTTTTGCTATAGTAGGGATGGCTGTAAAAAATTGGGAATTTAAGGATGGAAAACTAAAAATCCTTGGGAGGGAGATAAATTTAGAAGAAGGGGTTTTTTTGAGGATAAAATATCAAGGAGATATTAATACTTTTAAGTATGTTTCTTTTGTTGATGTGATAAAGAAGGAAGTTCCTGATACTTTGTTTAAAAAGAAGATAGTTCTTTTTGGTTCTTCTCTTCCTGAACTATATGATTATTCTCAGACTCCATTTGGAGCAAAACTTCCAGGGGTTGAATGCCATGCCAATGTTATCCACAATCTTTTATTTTCTAAACCAATAACAATAGCTTCAAAACGCATTATATTTTTAATCTCTATTGTTTTAATTTCTCTTACTTTATTTATTACAAATAAGACTTCTCCATATATTTCCCCTATAATTACTCTTATAATAATTGGAGGTTATTTACTTTTCACGATTTTGATGTATATGACTTATTTTGTTTCTTATGAGATGTCAAGACCTGTTATAGGAATAACCCTCGCTTTCTTTACAGGTCTTTTATCTAAAGTTTATTTTGAGGAAGAAGAAAAGAAATGGATTAAGGATCTTTTTTCAAGATATGTTTCTAAAGAAGTTGTAAATCAAATAGTGAAGCTCCCCTACCTGAATCTTGAAGGAAAGCGTCAAGAAATTAGCGTTTTATTTTGTGATTTAAGAGATTTTACCCCGAGGGCTGAGATGGAGAGTCCGGAGAGTATTGTTGAGGTTCTTAATATTTATTTTGAAGAAATGTCTGAAGCGATCTTTAGTTATGGGGGGATGGTGGACAAATACTTAGGAGATGGAATAATGGCTCTTTTTGGTGTGCCTATATTTAATCCTGGGCACGCAGATAAAGCAGTTTCTTGCGCAATTGAAATGCAAAATCGAATTTATTCTCTTAATCAGAAAGAAATATTAAAAGGAAAACCTCCTTTGGAAATCGGGATAGGAATAAATTCAGGAGAATCTATTGTTGGAAACGTAGGTTCTGCAAATAGAGTTGAATATACTGCTATAGGAGATGTAGTAAATACTGCTGCAAGAATTGAACCCCTCAATAAAATGTACAAAACTAAGATTTTAATTTCTGAGAAAACAAAGAATAAGCTTCAAGGCAATTATAAGATAGATTTTGTGGGAAAGGTTCAGCTTAAAGGTAAAACCGAATCTATTGGGATATATTCGGTTTCTTCTGAATTGTCATTATGGTAAGATATAAAGGAGTGATTTTATGTTGTTTTTTATATTTGGGACTATTTTAAACTTCTATACTAATGATGTTGTAATTAAAAGAGGAGATACAATT
It encodes the following:
- a CDS encoding lipopolysaccharide assembly protein LapA domain-containing protein, yielding MSLIISLILGIILILGIIIGTQNGDTLVTFYLLKWKFEDMPLILLILESLLIGCLLTIILSGISTIKMKLQLREILKENKNLKKEIKALKDLPLEEETEEPKKKEEKKERRKKEKKEEEGEILA
- the miaB gene encoding tRNA (N6-isopentenyl adenosine(37)-C2)-methylthiotransferase MiaB → MEKSKNKFYIRTYGCQMNKYDSEIIRSLLQKENFEEVSKIEEADYIFFNTCAVRENAEKRVLGRLDSLIGLKKKKPEVIVSVLGCVAKHNKTLFTHPVVDFIAPPDSYRELINTIKAKNKKIIPENPDEQYSEILPSPFKTSAYISITRGCNHFCSYCIVPYLRNKLRSRPPEDILKEAEKLVSEGTKEITLLGQNVNAYYYKGVDFPQILKMVSKIKDLKLLSFLTSHPADLPKNLFEVMAESQKIAKYLHLPLQSGSDKILSKMRRRYKINDYINIINKARSLLPELSLTTDIIVGFPGELEEDYKKTLDAVKRIRFDYAYMFAYSKREGTLASLFPLEVKDSIKKERLRILIETQNKITLEKTRELLGKELQVLTIENGKKNGQKIGKTKNGRIVILPGVAKIGFEYIIKIDKINGWVPIGEIKKEVN
- a CDS encoding MiaB/RimO family radical SAM methylthiotransferase, coding for MKVSFSTLGCKINQFYTNCLKQKHIEEGNEVVSLSENPDIAYINTCIVTARAGSESRKLYRKAKKYAKEVRILGCQAKLFPQEFEEKCWIEDKEIVSKLYTPIGSRTRPYLPIQFGCNNFCSYCIVPYARGKSYSLPENIIIKNIENLIEKGYKEVVITGIHIGNYQYQSKGLKELVEELLKFDIRIRLTSIMPNCITEDFIELFKNKNLMPHLHLSQQSGSDKILKRMHRKYTREKTLWIAEKIREIREDTCLAGDFIVGFPGEEEKDFLDTINLIKEANFNHLHIFRYSERPYTLGSLYPDRVKEFIRKERAYKLKKLGESQKLKFLKENLGKTFEVIIEGESSLEKNWLLGVTPNYIKIHFPKKEKKEGIISVRISDIKEGLVYGEVKE
- a CDS encoding LapA family protein — encoded protein: MKVKLTIWIIFIIFIIIFILGNTESMDIVFIKRFQAPKIVVILVSLAIGFIGGLLMGGRRKKEKTQREKISS
- a CDS encoding adenylate/guanylate cyclase domain-containing protein — its product is MSKNGVLVLFSLIIIFILFVILEIRPQIYLPFERFLYDKREFFEMDFERKLNEIIIVDIDEKSIKELGRYHNWPRYYFGKAIETVSIQNPYVIGIDIVFSSPDSINDFTKEVYLLHLKRENQKLFSGDSLEIKAKLEKLLSSFSFDSYVASSISKAKRVVLASYLTEDFSDNPQVSLNNYYLGIEPPKKKELTFPGIVIPVPEYLNAGAKIGLVNDVFDSDGVRRREPLFFNYKGKTLPSFSFAIVGMAVKNWEFKDGKLKILGREINLEEGVFLRIKYQGDINTFKYVSFVDVIKKEVPDTLFKKKIVLFGSSLPELYDYSQTPFGAKLPGVECHANVIHNLLFSKPITIASKRIIFLISIVLISLTLFITNKTSPYISPIITLIIIGGYLLFTILMYMTYFVSYEMSRPVIGITLAFFTGLLSKVYFEEEEKKWIKDLFSRYVSKEVVNQIVKLPYLNLEGKRQEISVLFCDLRDFTPRAEMESPESIVEVLNIYFEEMSEAIFSYGGMVDKYLGDGIMALFGVPIFNPGHADKAVSCAIEMQNRIYSLNQKEILKGKPPLEIGIGINSGESIVGNVGSANRVEYTAIGDVVNTAARIEPLNKMYKTKILISEKTKNKLQGNYKIDFVGKVQLKGKTESIGIYSVSSELSLW